The genomic stretch ATAGGTATGGGTCTTTTATTTATCCTTTACTTTGTGAAAACACCATTCCAACTCCACCAACTCCTCTTACCCCTAGCACTTATCTTTCTGGTGGCATTATCAGGGTTAGGACTCGAATTGGCAGGAAACAATAGCTCTTATCATGAAATAAAAGTTTTAAATCAGTTTGAACCCGTTGATCTAAGTGGTTACAATGTTCTAAGCCAAGAACAGCAGGGTAACATGACGGTTATACGAACCGATACTAGTGTCAGTGATAAAAACACCCTGGAAAGTCTTTTCAAAACATATCAGGGCCGTGCCGATGGATTTTTCATGACCTGGAATTTCTTTTCCTACTTTTAGGAATCCGAAAGTATCATAAACAAAAAGTAAAAAATAACATAATAGGTGAAAATGAAGCTTTCAATTATCATACCTACATTTAACGAAGAGAGTTATCTCCCACCTCTCCTGGAGAGTATAAAACGGCAAGATTTCGGTGATTATGAGGTTATAGTGGCCGATGCAGGTTCCAAGGATAATACTCGAGAAATTGCCCAGGAATGGGGCTGTAAAGTTGTTGAGGGAGGTCTTCCTTCCGTAGGGCGAAATCGAGGGGCAAAAGCATCCACTGGTGAATACCTTCTTTTCTTAGATTCAGATGTGATTCTAACCAGAGATTACCTGGAATTATGCCTGGATGAATTTCAAAAAAGAGAACTTGGAATTGCCATCACCCAGATCGCACCTTTAAGTGACAGTTTTTTGAATAAAATAACCCACGACTTTGCCAATTTCTTCATGAAAAGGGTGGAGAACATCAAACCCCACGGTGCGGGTTGTTATGGCATAATCACCACCAAAAAATTACACAATGAAGTGGAAGGATTTGATGAAGACCTGGACTTTGGAGAAGACACGGATTACATTGAACGCATAGGTTCCATCAGCCAATTTAAGGTTCTCAGAAGCCCAAAATTGCTTGTTTCCACCCGTCGACTTCAGGAAGAAGGACTGCGTAATGTGGCCTTCAAGTATGCTAAAAGCACTTTCTACCAATTCAGAGGCAAACAAATAACCGCCGAAGACTTAGATTACACCTTTGGCCATCCAGATCAAAAGAGAATACTTTACTCTGTGTGTGGAGAAGGAATGGGACATGCCATCAGGGGTAGGGTCCTCCTCAATCATTTAACCAAGAACAATGAAGTCCACATATTCGCATCAGACCGTGCTTATGATTACCTGGCAGAACATTTTGACAATGTGTATGAGATCGGCGGATTCAACACAGTATATGAAGATAACACGGTTCAAAACACCAAGACATTCATCAAGGGGATGAAAGACCTCCCTGGAGATTTGAAAAAAAGTTTAAGATTGATGTACAGTGTGGCCAAGGCAGTAAAGCCCCAGATTATCATTTCTGATTTTGAATTTTATTCCAACTTATTATCCAAGATCCTGCGCGTGCCACTCATCAGCCTGGATAATATGCATGTTTTAACTCAAGCAGAGTTAGATGTCCCTAAAAAATACCGTACCGATAGAATTGCTGCTGAAAGTGTAGTTAGATCCTTCATTCAGCTCCCAACGTTTTCTCTTATAACCAGCTACTTTTATCCCCCACTTAAGCATCCTAACAAAACTAAATATTTCCCACCAGTTCTGCGTGATTCCATAATGGAACTTAAACCCCATAATGGGGAACATGTACTGGTTTATCAGACCAGTGACTCTAACTGGAGATTACTGGATATTCTGAAGGAATTTGATGATGAATTCATTGTTTACGGATTTCATCATGAGGGAAGGGAGGATAATTTACTGTTTAAAAGTTTCAATGAGGATGACTTTTTCAATGACCTGGCCCAGGCCCGGGCAGTGATCTCCAATGGAGGATTCACCCTTATCAGTGAGGCCCTGTATCTGGGAAAACCGGTTTTAAGTGTTCCGGTGAAAAAACAGTTCGAACAAACCTTGAACGCACTCTTCCTTGGCCGATTGGGTTATGGGGAGTTCCACGAAGATCTGGAGAGGGATGACATTGAAAATTTCCTCTCCCACTTAGAGGAATACCGGAAAAACATCAGTCTTGGTTTTGCACATGATCACAACCAATCAATTCTGGATGAACTGGA from Methanobacterium sp. Maddingley MBC34 encodes the following:
- a CDS encoding hypothetical protein (PFAM: Glycosyltransferase family 28 C-terminal domain; Glycosyl transferase family 2~TIGRFAM: conserved hypothetical protein), encoding MKLSIIIPTFNEESYLPPLLESIKRQDFGDYEVIVADAGSKDNTREIAQEWGCKVVEGGLPSVGRNRGAKASTGEYLLFLDSDVILTRDYLELCLDEFQKRELGIAITQIAPLSDSFLNKITHDFANFFMKRVENIKPHGAGCYGIITTKKLHNEVEGFDEDLDFGEDTDYIERIGSISQFKVLRSPKLLVSTRRLQEEGLRNVAFKYAKSTFYQFRGKQITAEDLDYTFGHPDQKRILYSVCGEGMGHAIRGRVLLNHLTKNNEVHIFASDRAYDYLAEHFDNVYEIGGFNTVYEDNTVQNTKTFIKGMKDLPGDLKKSLRLMYSVAKAVKPQIIISDFEFYSNLLSKILRVPLISLDNMHVLTQAELDVPKKYRTDRIAAESVVRSFIQLPTFSLITSYFYPPLKHPNKTKYFPPVLRDSIMELKPHNGEHVLVYQTSDSNWRLLDILKEFDDEFIVYGFHHEGREDNLLFKSFNEDDFFNDLAQARAVISNGGFTLISEALYLGKPVLSVPVKKQFEQTLNALFLGRLGYGEFHEDLERDDIENFLSHLEEYRKNISLGFAHDHNQSILDELDFLIDKYA